The nucleotide window CACAGTTACCCGCTCCTGACTGTAAAGTGCCAACGGCTCCTTTTACTGAGTTATAATAAAATTCAAAACCAATATTATCCCTTACCCATTCAAATATAAGCACGGCTTTATCATAAATCGAAAATGCGCTCACTGTTATACTATTAGCTAGAGCTATTATACTTGGATCATCTGACTGACAGTAGCGTGTCGGCACACAATACTGTTCATAACCAGCGGGTATATTATAAATAACTGACAACCAGGGCTTAATATTAGCTGAAACAGTAGGTAATGAACCACTTATTCGATAAGAATCTAGAATGCGGCTGTAAATGTAGACCTGCGATTGGAAACCAATTTTCCCCAGTCCAATGTATCCGTAGGGTGGGGCCTGTTGGTTTTCATTCATGTATTCAATGATTCTTTTTGCAAAATCAACGTACTGTTCAGTACTCAATGAACCAGAACTCAACTGTTCTTCACTATAACTGGGTATCCTGAAATTTTCAATTTTAATAGGACTGGAATCATGATTGTTTATTTGTACCACTGCCTGTGCTGTTAAATATAAAAACTGGGCAATATTTACTCTTAAACCTTCAAGGTATGCAAATTCAGGGAGAGCATTGTAAATTTCTACATTATTCCTAACTCCATTGGCGGTTAAAGCAATTTGATCAATGGAAAATGCAATATTAGCCTGGTTAAGGGGTATATTTTGAGAAGACCATGATTTGACAACAATGTTATCTGCTAAACTTTTTGAAGTATTATAATAATCCAGAACACGCGCAAAAAGGTAAACCTGGGACTGATAACTTATAGTTCCCAGTCCAATGTAGCCATAGGGTGGTGCCTGGTGGTTTTCATTCATATAATCAGAAACACGCTGGGCAAAATCGAGATATTCATCCTTAAACAGAACACCACTAACCAGTTCATCCTTACTGTATCCGGGTGGTTCATCAGATTGTAAAAATATTTTATTACTGTTATTTTCATTTAATTGAATAGTAGCTTCAACAGACAGATGTAAAAATTGTGCAGTGTAAATGGTTATCCCATTTATAACTACAGTATTTGGAATCGTTTTTGTTAATTCAATTGTATTCTTCAATTTAACTGCAGCATCAACGATCTGTTGTGGAGTAAAACTAACACTTTGCATTGAAAGTATGGGTATATTTTCTGCAGTCCAGGATTTAACAATTATAGAAGAAGGTAAACTTCCGGTACTGTTGTACATTGTTAATATTCGTGTGAATAGATATACCTGTGATTGGTATCCTATTTTTCCAGGGCCGATCAGCCCGTAAGGGGCTGCTTGCTGGTTGTTGTTCATGTAGTCGTTTAGCCTTCGGGCGAAGTCGAGATAGTCGTTTTGGGTAAGGGTACCGGTGTTCAATTGTTCCTGGGTGTATGATGGTGTTTGGTCATTTTGTAGCACTATTGAATTGTTAGAACTGTTTTTTAGCTGGATGGTAGTTTGTATTGTTAAGTGCAGGAATTGTGCGGTGTAGATGGTTGTTCCGTTGATGGTTACGGTGTTGGGTATTGTTTTGGTGGTTTCTATGGTTTTTTGTAGTTCGGTTGCTGTTTGGATGATTTGTGTGGGTGTGAATGTAGTTGGTGCTGTGTAGAGTATGGGTATGTTGCTGGAGGTGAATGGTTTCATAGTTACTGCAAGTGGTAGGCTTCCTGTGCTGCTGTAGATGGCTAGTATTCTTGCGAAAAGATATACCTGAGATTGATAACTGATTTTTCCAAGTCCAGTAAATCCATAGGGTGGTGCCTGCTGATTCTGGTTCATATGATTTGTAATTCTCTGAGCAAAGTCCAGGTAGTCATTTTGGGTCATAGTTCCCGGATTGAACTGTTCTTCAGTGTAAGTGGGTTGATCATCATTTTTTAGAAGGATTGAATCGAAATTGTTGTTTTTTAGTTGTGTGATTGTTTGGGTGGCCAGGTGTAGGAATTGTGCGGTGTAGATGGTTGTTCCGTTGATGGTTACGGTGTTGGGTATTGTTTTGGTGGTTTCTATAATATTTTGTAGGTTGGTTGCGGTTTGGATGATCTGTGTAGGTGTGAATGTGGTTGGCGGTGTGTAGAGTAGGGGTATGTTGCTGGAGGTGAATGGTTTCAGGTTTATGTAAAGAGGTAAAGTGCCGTTGTTATAATATATACTCAGGATTCGGCTGAACAGATATACCTGCGATTGATAACTTATTTTCCCTAGCCCTATGAATCCATAAGGTGGTGCTTGATGGTTGTTATTTATATAGTCATCTATTCGGTTTGCAAAATCCAAGTAGTCTGCCCGGCTTATACTACCACTAATCAAGGATTCTTCACTGTACTGGGGGACCTGGTCATTTTTCACACTTATAGATTTATTGTTATTCTGTTGTATTTGACTGGTTGCTTCGACAGCCAGATGAAGGTACTCTGCGGTGTTAACAGTTTGATTACCAATAGCTACATTTTCCGGTAGTTTTTTGTTAGTTTCGATCTGTTTTTGAACTGCAACTGAAGCATTTGCGATTTCACTGGGAGTAAAACTGTTGGTATTGTTCGAACTAGCAGCTGAAACAGTACTGACACTCGTAATAAACATAATTACGCAAAAAAAGAGAAAAAAACTAAAGATAACTTTCGGAACAGATTTAGCATTCATAACCACCCCTCCAATAATAACACCAATCCCTGTTTTTTGGATAGAGAA belongs to uncultured Methanobacterium sp. and includes:
- a CDS encoding transglutaminase domain-containing protein, translated to MFITSVSTVSAASSNNTNSFTPSEIANASVAVQKQIETNKKLPENVAIGNQTVNTAEYLHLAVEATSQIQQNNNKSISVKNDQVPQYSEESLISGSISRADYLDFANRIDDYINNNHQAPPYGFIGLGKISYQSQVYLFSRILSIYYNNGTLPLYINLKPFTSSNIPLLYTPPTTFTPTQIIQTATNLQNIIETTKTIPNTVTINGTTIYTAQFLHLATQTITQLKNNNFDSILLKNDDQPTYTEEQFNPGTMTQNDYLDFAQRITNHMNQNQQAPPYGFTGLGKISYQSQVYLFARILAIYSSTGSLPLAVTMKPFTSSNIPILYTAPTTFTPTQIIQTATELQKTIETTKTIPNTVTINGTTIYTAQFLHLTIQTTIQLKNSSNNSIVLQNDQTPSYTQEQLNTGTLTQNDYLDFARRLNDYMNNNQQAAPYGLIGPGKIGYQSQVYLFTRILTMYNSTGSLPSSIIVKSWTAENIPILSMQSVSFTPQQIVDAAVKLKNTIELTKTIPNTVVINGITIYTAQFLHLSVEATIQLNENNSNKIFLQSDEPPGYSKDELVSGVLFKDEYLDFAQRVSDYMNENHQAPPYGYIGLGTISYQSQVYLFARVLDYYNTSKSLADNIVVKSWSSQNIPLNQANIAFSIDQIALTANGVRNNVEIYNALPEFAYLEGLRVNIAQFLYLTAQAVVQINNHDSSPIKIENFRIPSYSEEQLSSGSLSTEQYVDFAKRIIEYMNENQQAPPYGYIGLGKIGFQSQVYIYSRILDSYRISGSLPTVSANIKPWLSVIYNIPAGYEQYCVPTRYCQSDDPSIIALANSITVSAFSIYDKAVLIFEWVRDNIGFEFYYNSVKGAVGTLQSGAGNCVDTTHLLVALCRASGIPARYVQGDCYFSSGNWYGHVWAMIYVNNQWYWADATSYWNDFGTISNWDTGSYVLKGTYTSLPF